Proteins co-encoded in one Alphaproteobacteria bacterium PA2 genomic window:
- the rplU gene encoding 50S ribosomal protein L21, whose protein sequence is MYAVIKTGGKQYRVQPGDVMVVEKLDGEPGANVAFGEVLMLGDGDAVTLGEPTVAGATVNATLVETRKGEKVKIFKKIRRQGYRRTKGHRQTETVLRVTAIEGAGKSAKWDGVVDMTTKAMMNARARNLTHVIATLEAAAAPVAEAKAPAKAKAAPKAEAAEGAAAPAKKAAPKKAAAKKSDAE, encoded by the coding sequence ATGTACGCGGTGATTAAAACCGGCGGAAAGCAATACCGGGTCCAACCTGGTGATGTGATGGTCGTCGAGAAGCTCGACGGCGAGCCCGGCGCCAATGTGGCGTTCGGCGAAGTGCTGATGCTGGGCGATGGCGACGCCGTCACCCTGGGTGAGCCCACCGTCGCCGGCGCCACCGTCAACGCGACCCTGGTCGAAACCCGCAAGGGTGAGAAGGTGAAGATCTTCAAGAAGATCCGCCGTCAGGGCTATCGTCGCACCAAGGGCCATCGCCAGACCGAAACGGTCCTGCGCGTCACGGCCATCGAAGGCGCTGGCAAGAGCGCCAAGTGGGACGGCGTGGTCGACATGACCACCAAGGCCATGATGAACGCCCGCGCCCGGAACCTGACCCACGTGATTGCAACTCTGGAAGCTGCTGCAGCGCCGGTCGCTGAAGCCAAGGCTCCGGCCAAGGCCAAGGCCGCTCCGAAGGCTGAAGCCGCGGAAGGCGCAGCTGCTCCCGCCAAGAAGGCGGCGCCGAAGAAGGCTGCCGCCAAGAAGTCCGACGCTGAATAA
- the rsfS gene encoding ribosome silencing factor produces the protein MAALGEMILARLDDDQAQDVVFIDLKGKSAVADGLIVASGRSHRHVGAIADHLLRALKDQGYGKARVEGLPHCDWVLIDTGDLIIHLFRPEVRTFYNIEKIWSVDASAHIAFN, from the coding sequence ATTGCGGCCCTTGGGGAAATGATCCTGGCGCGTCTCGACGACGACCAAGCCCAGGACGTGGTTTTCATCGACCTGAAAGGCAAGAGCGCTGTGGCTGACGGGCTGATCGTCGCCTCGGGGCGTTCGCATCGCCATGTGGGCGCCATTGCAGACCACCTGCTGCGCGCCCTCAAGGACCAGGGATATGGCAAGGCCCGGGTTGAGGGTCTTCCCCACTGTGACTGGGTCCTGATCGACACGGGCGATCTTATCATCCACCTGTTCCGTCCTGAAGTCCGGACCTTCTACAATATCGAGAAGATCTGGTCGGTCGACGCTTCGGCGCACATCGCCTTCAATTGA
- a CDS encoding 50S ribosomal protein L27, with amino-acid sequence MAHKKSGGSSRNGRDSAGRRLGVKKFGGEAVIAGNIIVRQRGTKFFPGDNVGMGVDHTLFATAHGAVKFVTKRDDRTYVNVVTAEAAAS; translated from the coding sequence ATGGCACACAAGAAATCTGGCGGTTCATCCCGTAACGGCCGCGACTCAGCGGGCCGTCGTCTCGGCGTGAAGAAGTTCGGCGGCGAAGCCGTGATCGCCGGCAACATTATCGTGCGCCAGCGCGGCACGAAGTTCTTCCCGGGCGACAATGTCGGCATGGGCGTGGACCACACCCTCTTTGCGACCGCCCATGGCGCCGTGAAGTTCGTGACCAAGCGCGACGACCGCACCTACGTGAATGTGGTCACCGCAGAAGCTGCAGCTAGCTAG
- a CDS encoding 23S rRNA (pseudouridine(1915)-N(3))-methyltransferase RlmH, which translates to MKLTILAVGRLSRSPEVDLVKTYVDRATAAGRALGLGPVEVLEVESRKPGKAAEAEVLRPHLAGAHVMACDEHGAAYTSRAFAAELGRIRDKGARRMVMMIGGADGLDPELLAAANSKLAFGPQTWPHALARVMLAEQVYRAVTILAGGPYHRD; encoded by the coding sequence TTGAAGCTGACGATCCTTGCGGTCGGGCGACTGTCACGGTCGCCCGAAGTCGATCTGGTCAAGACCTATGTGGACCGCGCCACGGCGGCGGGCCGCGCCCTTGGTCTAGGTCCCGTTGAAGTCCTTGAGGTCGAATCCCGCAAGCCCGGCAAGGCCGCCGAAGCCGAAGTCCTGCGACCTCACCTGGCCGGCGCCCATGTCATGGCCTGCGATGAGCATGGAGCCGCCTACACCTCCCGGGCCTTCGCCGCCGAACTGGGCCGGATCCGCGATAAGGGCGCCCGCCGGATGGTCATGATGATCGGGGGCGCCGACGGCCTTGATCCGGAGCTTCTGGCCGCGGCAAATAGCAAGCTGGCCTTTGGTCCCCAGACATGGCCCCACGCTCTTGCGCGGGTCATGCTTGCCGAGCAGGTCTATCGGGCGGTGACGATTCTGGCGGGAGGCCCCTATCATCGGGACTAG
- a CDS encoding glutamate 5-kinase, translating into MSELTAARRIVVKVGSSLLVGADGAPDGAWLSALAADIGRLRDRGQQVLVVSSGAVALGRKRLSLGKRALTLPEKQAAAAAGQSALMRAWELALEPFGLSAAQILLTRDDTEVRRRWLNARATTETLLTLGVIPVVNENDTVVTEEIRYGDNDRLAARVAQMIGADVLVLLSDIDGLYSADPRSNPDAVHIPRLTHLTAEIEAMAGGANQGAGVGTGGMATKILAARIAQQAGCATIITLGSRPAPLAAVEAGEPATLIEPALSAKAAYKAWIAGSLSPVGGLTIDAGAARALATGKSLLPAGVKNVTGRFEKGDAVLVRDEAGHEIARGLVRYDDSDAARICGLKSAAIEQVLGFSEGPMIHADDLALLFEPLEKPA; encoded by the coding sequence GTGAGCGAACTGACCGCCGCAAGGCGGATTGTCGTCAAGGTCGGATCTTCCCTGCTGGTCGGCGCCGATGGTGCGCCTGATGGAGCCTGGCTCAGCGCCCTTGCGGCGGACATTGGCCGGCTTCGGGATCGCGGACAGCAGGTGCTGGTGGTTTCCTCAGGCGCCGTGGCCCTTGGTCGAAAGCGCCTGTCCCTGGGCAAGCGCGCCCTGACCCTTCCCGAGAAACAGGCCGCCGCCGCTGCGGGCCAGTCGGCCCTGATGCGGGCCTGGGAGCTGGCCCTGGAGCCCTTTGGCCTGTCGGCCGCCCAGATCCTGCTGACCCGGGACGACACCGAGGTCCGTCGCCGTTGGCTTAATGCCCGGGCCACGACCGAGACCCTGCTGACCCTGGGCGTCATCCCGGTGGTCAACGAGAACGACACCGTGGTCACCGAAGAAATCCGCTATGGCGACAATGACCGTCTGGCCGCCCGGGTGGCACAGATGATCGGCGCCGATGTCCTGGTCCTGCTTTCGGACATTGATGGCCTCTATTCGGCGGATCCCCGCAGCAATCCCGACGCTGTCCATATTCCGCGCCTGACCCACCTGACCGCCGAGATCGAAGCCATGGCCGGAGGCGCCAATCAGGGGGCGGGAGTCGGCACCGGCGGCATGGCGACCAAGATCCTGGCCGCCCGTATCGCCCAGCAGGCCGGCTGCGCCACAATCATCACCCTGGGATCCCGTCCCGCGCCCCTGGCGGCGGTCGAGGCCGGCGAGCCCGCGACCCTTATCGAACCTGCCCTCTCCGCCAAGGCTGCCTACAAGGCCTGGATCGCCGGATCCCTGAGCCCCGTGGGGGGCCTGACCATAGACGCAGGCGCCGCCCGGGCCCTGGCTACCGGTAAGAGCCTGCTGCCCGCCGGGGTGAAGAACGTCACGGGCCGGTTTGAAAAGGGCGACGCGGTCCTGGTGCGCGATGAGGCCGGCCATGAGATCGCCCGGGGCCTGGTCCGCTATGACGATTCCGACGCAGCGCGGATCTGCGGCTTGAAGTCTGCAGCCATTGAACAGGTTCTTGGCTTCTCTGAGGGGCCGATGATTCACGCCGATGACCTGGCCCTGCTATTTGAACCTTTGGAGAAACCCGCCTAG
- a CDS encoding glutamate-5-semialdehyde dehydrogenase produces the protein MAATLDHTGGNLQEETGARGEALLTLQSGMLIPFSGDRFTRVSADLARAFAPGDQLVVVQDTGDLLHIPAGVQALARQAVTEAHQAFHQMASVSDAQITAFFDLFATALEDDAVWAQISEANSRDVARALERGRSTTRLKADANMRRDMIAGLRVWRDQPGGRDAVLERISHSGWEIEQVKAPLGVVGFVFEGRPNVFADATGVIRGGNTVVFRIGSDALGTAQAIVRHALDPALQSAGLPAGSARLVASAEHAAGWALFSDRRLALAVARGSGPAVAQLGAIARQVGVPVSLHGTGGAWMVADDSADADRFFAAVYHSLDRKVCNTLNVCAIVRSRAQDLVPRFLAALEEAGQRRSGYRLHVLSPGVAMDAPHDLIAEAALATEWEWEDRPEVTLAIVDDLDHAIALFNRYSPRFGASLIAEDAEAQSRFFASLDAPFVGDGFTRWVDGQYALDRPELGLSNWENGRLFARGGVLAGDGVFTIRARVRQSDRNLDRNPDTAKSF, from the coding sequence ATGGCGGCGACCTTGGACCACACGGGCGGAAACTTGCAGGAAGAGACGGGCGCGCGCGGCGAAGCCCTGCTGACCCTGCAAAGCGGTATGTTGATACCATTTTCCGGCGACCGCTTCACCCGGGTCAGCGCCGACCTTGCCAGGGCTTTCGCCCCCGGCGACCAACTTGTGGTCGTTCAGGATACCGGAGACCTTCTGCACATTCCGGCAGGCGTTCAGGCACTGGCCCGCCAGGCCGTCACTGAGGCGCATCAGGCGTTTCATCAGATGGCGTCGGTGAGCGATGCCCAGATCACCGCCTTCTTTGATCTCTTCGCCACAGCCCTGGAGGACGACGCCGTCTGGGCGCAGATCTCCGAGGCGAACAGTCGCGATGTCGCCCGGGCGTTGGAAAGAGGTCGCTCCACGACCCGCCTGAAGGCCGACGCCAACATGCGGCGGGACATGATCGCCGGGCTTCGGGTCTGGCGGGACCAGCCTGGCGGCCGTGACGCTGTCCTTGAGCGCATCTCACATTCGGGCTGGGAGATCGAGCAGGTCAAGGCGCCGCTGGGTGTGGTCGGCTTCGTCTTTGAAGGCCGACCCAATGTCTTCGCCGACGCTACCGGCGTGATCCGCGGCGGCAATACCGTGGTCTTCCGGATCGGGTCCGACGCCCTTGGAACAGCCCAGGCCATAGTCCGTCACGCCCTGGATCCCGCCCTTCAGTCAGCCGGTCTGCCAGCCGGGTCTGCGCGGTTGGTGGCCTCTGCGGAACACGCTGCAGGCTGGGCCCTGTTCAGCGACAGACGTCTGGCCCTCGCGGTTGCGCGGGGCTCAGGGCCTGCCGTCGCCCAGCTCGGCGCCATTGCCCGGCAAGTCGGCGTTCCGGTCAGCCTGCACGGCACGGGCGGCGCCTGGATGGTGGCGGATGACAGTGCTGACGCCGATCGCTTCTTCGCCGCGGTCTATCACTCCCTCGACCGCAAGGTCTGCAACACCCTCAATGTCTGCGCCATTGTCCGCTCCCGTGCGCAGGACCTGGTTCCGCGTTTCCTCGCAGCGCTGGAAGAGGCAGGTCAGAGGCGGTCGGGTTACCGGCTGCATGTCTTGAGCCCAGGCGTCGCCATGGATGCGCCGCATGACCTGATTGCCGAAGCCGCCCTCGCGACTGAATGGGAGTGGGAAGACAGGCCCGAGGTTACCCTGGCCATTGTCGACGACCTCGACCACGCCATCGCCCTGTTCAATCGCTACAGCCCGAGGTTTGGCGCCAGCCTGATCGCGGAGGACGCTGAGGCCCAGTCCCGTTTCTTCGCCAGCCTCGATGCGCCATTTGTCGGCGATGGCTTTACCCGCTGGGTGGACGGACAATACGCCCTGGACAGGCCGGAACTGGGCCTGTCCAACTGGGAGAATGGCAGACTTTTCGCCAGAGGCGGCGTCCTGGCCGGGGACGGGGTCTTCACCATCCGGGCCCGGGTGCGGCAGAGCGACCGCAATCTCGATCGCAATCCTGACACGGCGAAATCCTTTTGA
- the obgE gene encoding GTPase ObgE (ObgE; essential GTPase; exhibits high exchange rate for GTP/GDP; associates with 50S ribosomal subunit; involved in regulation of chromosomal replication) codes for MKFLDQCKVYIKSGNGGGGAVSFRREKYIEYGGPDGGDGGNGGSIWMEAVEGLNTLIDYRYQQHFKADTGIHGMGRNRHGANGEDIVLKVPVGTLVLEEDKETLIADLEKAGQKILLAKGGNGGWGNDRFKGPINQAPYHANPGQDGEEKVIWLRLKLIADVGLAGLPNAGKSTFLAAASAAKPKIADYPFTTLAPNLGIVDLSPEERFVMADIPGLIEGASEGAGLGVRFLGHVERTAVLIHLVDCTQTDVVQAWQTVRTELEAYGEELGDKVEIVALSKIDALDADTLEMQREALAEAVNGPVRLVSGVSGMGVKELLREAYSLVRERKARAAEEALAKTGQAPADWTP; via the coding sequence ATGAAATTTCTTGACCAGTGCAAGGTGTACATAAAGTCCGGAAACGGGGGCGGCGGCGCCGTGTCCTTTCGTCGGGAAAAGTACATCGAGTATGGCGGACCTGACGGCGGCGACGGCGGCAACGGCGGCAGCATCTGGATGGAGGCGGTCGAAGGCCTGAACACCCTGATCGACTACCGCTACCAGCAGCATTTCAAGGCTGACACCGGCATTCACGGCATGGGCCGCAACCGCCACGGCGCCAATGGCGAAGACATTGTCCTGAAGGTGCCGGTGGGAACCCTGGTCCTGGAGGAGGACAAGGAAACCCTGATCGCTGACCTGGAAAAGGCGGGTCAGAAGATCCTGCTGGCCAAGGGCGGCAATGGCGGGTGGGGCAATGACCGCTTCAAGGGCCCCATCAACCAGGCGCCCTATCACGCCAATCCGGGCCAGGACGGCGAGGAAAAGGTCATCTGGCTGCGGCTGAAGCTGATCGCCGATGTGGGCCTTGCCGGACTGCCCAACGCCGGCAAGTCCACGTTCCTGGCTGCGGCCAGCGCCGCCAAGCCCAAGATCGCCGACTATCCCTTCACTACCCTGGCGCCCAATCTCGGCATTGTGGACCTGTCGCCGGAAGAGCGGTTCGTCATGGCCGACATTCCCGGCCTGATCGAGGGCGCTTCCGAAGGCGCGGGCCTGGGGGTCCGGTTCCTGGGTCACGTCGAGCGCACCGCTGTGCTGATCCATCTGGTGGACTGCACCCAGACCGATGTGGTCCAGGCCTGGCAGACCGTGCGGACCGAACTTGAGGCCTATGGCGAGGAGCTGGGCGACAAGGTCGAAATCGTCGCCCTGAGCAAGATCGACGCTCTGGACGCAGACACCCTGGAAATGCAGCGCGAAGCCCTGGCCGAAGCTGTGAACGGCCCTGTGCGGCTGGTCTCGGGGGTTTCCGGCATGGGCGTGAAGGAACTCCTTCGGGAAGCCTATTCCCTGGTTCGGGAGCGCAAGGCCAGGGCGGCGGAAGAAGCCCTGGCGAAGACCGGCCAGGCGCCAGCGGACTGGACGCCGTGA
- a CDS encoding nicotinic acid mononucleotide adenylyltransferase, protein MWSAGVARRIPPAGRPATLRLGFNLTPGMRVGIYGGSFNPAHEGHAHVAETARRKLGLDRVIWLVSPQNPLKSTHETASQAERMTGARRFARGPNMIVSDAESRIGTQYTIDTLRALKGRFPAVKFVWLMGADSLASFHRWRGWTQIMQVAPVAVVSRPWISLKSRFAPAAKRFAHARLPIDQARGLADRQAPAWVFLNGPLNFQSSTALRERMRSRKTRRR, encoded by the coding sequence ATGTGGTCAGCCGGAGTCGCTAGACGCATTCCGCCCGCCGGGCGGCCGGCGACCCTGCGGCTGGGGTTCAACCTTACGCCGGGCATGCGCGTGGGAATCTATGGGGGATCCTTCAACCCCGCCCACGAAGGCCACGCCCACGTGGCGGAGACGGCGCGACGCAAGCTGGGGCTGGACCGGGTCATCTGGCTGGTGTCTCCCCAGAACCCGCTGAAATCGACCCACGAGACCGCCAGCCAGGCCGAACGCATGACCGGCGCCAGAAGGTTTGCCCGCGGCCCCAACATGATCGTTTCAGACGCGGAATCCCGCATCGGCACCCAGTACACCATCGACACCCTGAGAGCCCTGAAGGGGCGCTTCCCGGCCGTGAAGTTCGTCTGGCTGATGGGGGCTGACAGCCTGGCCAGTTTCCACCGTTGGCGGGGTTGGACCCAGATCATGCAGGTCGCGCCTGTGGCGGTGGTGTCCCGGCCGTGGATATCCCTGAAGAGCCGGTTTGCGCCGGCAGCCAAGCGTTTCGCCCATGCCCGGCTGCCCATTGATCAGGCCCGCGGCCTGGCCGACCGACAGGCGCCCGCCTGGGTCTTCCTGAATGGTCCCCTGAACTTCCAGTCTTCGACAGCCCTGCGGGAACGCATGAGATCGCGGAAAACCCGGCGCCGGTGA
- a CDS encoding GNAT family N-acetyltransferase: protein MRPFEIQSVIETPSLRLRPPRLNDAGRLAKLLNDFEVARMTTSIPHPYGIEDAEQFLRDASHETFVIDHPDHGPIGTVGFSEGEGRRAELGYWIGKPYWGCGFATEAARGALSWARSVWNRRHVAARHFVDNPASGEVLCKAGFLYTGQVTPSVSKARGDIVPSRWMVWLA, encoded by the coding sequence ATGAGACCCTTCGAGATCCAGAGCGTCATCGAGACGCCCAGCCTGCGACTGAGACCGCCACGGCTGAACGACGCTGGCCGTCTGGCCAAACTGCTGAACGACTTCGAAGTGGCCAGGATGACCACCTCGATCCCCCACCCCTATGGAATCGAGGACGCTGAGCAGTTCCTTCGCGATGCAAGCCATGAGACCTTTGTGATTGACCACCCGGACCATGGCCCCATCGGGACTGTGGGCTTTTCCGAGGGTGAGGGACGGCGGGCGGAGCTTGGCTACTGGATCGGCAAGCCCTATTGGGGCTGCGGCTTCGCCACGGAAGCGGCGAGAGGCGCCCTGAGCTGGGCCAGGTCGGTCTGGAACCGGCGCCATGTGGCGGCGCGGCACTTTGTCGACAATCCTGCATCGGGCGAGGTCCTGTGCAAGGCAGGCTTCCTCTATACCGGTCAGGTGACGCCTTCGGTCAGCAAGGCCCGAGGAGACATTGTGCCATCACGCTGGATGGTCTGGCTGGCATGA